From Pseudomonas putida, one genomic window encodes:
- the rsfS gene encoding ribosome silencing factor, whose amino-acid sequence MSKQKINGEDLVKLTISALEDVKAQDIQVIDVRDKHSLTDYMIIATGTSNRQINAMLEKVREAVKKEGAQPLGEEGKGDSDWVLLDLNDVIVHMMTAAARQFYDLERLWLGAEQSRAADAKHHSPENASDYFTDKLKDRE is encoded by the coding sequence ATGAGCAAGCAGAAAATCAACGGCGAAGACCTGGTCAAACTGACCATCAGCGCGCTGGAAGACGTCAAGGCCCAGGATATCCAGGTCATCGACGTTCGCGACAAGCACAGCCTGACCGACTACATGATCATTGCCACGGGTACCTCCAATCGCCAGATCAACGCGATGCTGGAAAAGGTCCGTGAAGCGGTCAAGAAAGAAGGTGCACAGCCGCTGGGCGAAGAAGGCAAGGGCGACAGCGACTGGGTACTGCTGGACCTGAACGACGTCATCGTGCATATGATGACCGCCGCTGCCCGCCAGTTCTACGACCTGGAGCGCCTGTGGCTGGGTGCCGAGCAGAGCCGTGCCGCCGATGCCAAGCACCACAGCCCGGAAAACGCCAGCGACTACTTCACCGACAAGCTCAAAGACCGGGAATAA
- the rlmH gene encoding 23S rRNA (pseudouridine(1915)-N(3))-methyltransferase RlmH, with translation MRLRLIAVGSRMPKWVEEGWHEYAKRLPQELSLELVEIPLNTRGKNADVARLIRQEGEAMLSKVQPGERIVTLEVHGKPWSTEQLATELDRWRLDSRTVNLMVGGPEGLAPEVCARAEQRWSLSPLTLPHPLVRILIGEQIYRAWTVLSGHPYHK, from the coding sequence GTGCGTCTGCGCCTGATCGCGGTCGGCTCGCGCATGCCCAAGTGGGTCGAGGAAGGCTGGCATGAATATGCCAAGCGCCTGCCCCAGGAGCTGTCGCTGGAGCTGGTGGAAATTCCGCTCAATACCCGAGGCAAGAATGCCGACGTCGCCCGCCTGATTCGTCAGGAGGGTGAGGCCATGCTGAGCAAGGTGCAGCCGGGGGAGCGCATCGTCACCCTCGAGGTTCACGGCAAGCCCTGGAGTACCGAGCAACTGGCTACCGAGCTGGACCGCTGGCGGCTGGACTCGCGTACGGTGAATTTGATGGTGGGCGGCCCGGAAGGGCTGGCGCCTGAGGTTTGTGCGCGCGCCGAGCAACGCTGGTCGCTGTCGCCGCTGACCTTGCCGCACCCGTTGGTAAGGATACTCATCGGCGAGCAGATCTACCGCGCCTGGACCGTGTTGTCCGGGCACCCTTACCACAAATGA
- the mrdA gene encoding penicillin-binding protein 2, translating to MSQPIRLKDHEKDARLVRNRVVVGAVAVMLLVCVLIARLYYLQIIQYDYHSTLSENNRVHVQPIPPTRGLIFDRNGVIIADNRPSFSLSMTRERAGNWQQVLDTIVEVLELTADDRALFEKRMRQGRRPFEPVPILFELNEEQIARVAVNQFRLPGVEVVAQLVRHYPQGAHFAHSVGYVGRINEKELKSLDPVNYSGTHHIGKTGIERFYEDELHGQVGYEEVETNARGRVLRVLKRTDPKPGKDIVLSLDIKLQEAAEAALGGRRGAVVALDPRSGEVLAMVSQPSFDPNLFVTGISFKAYAELRDSIDRPLFNRVLRGLYPPGSTIKPAVAIAGLDSGVVNAGSRVFDPGYYQLPNYDHKYRNWNRSGDGWVDLDTAIMRSNDTYFYDLAHKMGIDRLSTYMNKFGIGQKVALDMFEESAGLMPSREWKRATRRQAWFPGETLILGIGQGYMQATPLQLAQATALIANKGVWNRPHLAKTIEGQPPVDPNPMENIILRDKSDWAKVTHGMEQVMHNARGTARKAAAGAQYRIAGKSGTAQVVAIRQGEKYDRNKIQERHRDHALFVAFAPADDPKIVVSVMVENGESGSGVAAPVVRQIMDAWLLDENGRLKSEFAPATVAQETAP from the coding sequence ATGTCGCAGCCGATCCGCCTCAAGGACCACGAGAAAGACGCCCGCCTGGTGCGTAACCGCGTCGTGGTCGGCGCCGTCGCGGTCATGCTGCTTGTCTGCGTGTTGATCGCACGCCTGTACTACCTGCAGATCATCCAGTACGACTACCACTCGACGCTGTCGGAAAACAACCGGGTGCACGTGCAACCGATCCCGCCGACCCGCGGGCTGATTTTCGATCGCAATGGGGTGATCATCGCCGACAACAGGCCCAGCTTCAGCTTGTCGATGACCCGCGAACGGGCCGGCAATTGGCAGCAAGTGCTGGATACGATCGTCGAAGTGCTGGAGCTGACGGCCGACGATCGTGCGCTGTTCGAGAAGCGCATGAGGCAGGGGCGACGCCCCTTCGAGCCCGTGCCGATCCTGTTCGAGCTGAACGAAGAGCAGATTGCCCGCGTGGCGGTCAACCAGTTCCGCTTGCCTGGCGTCGAAGTGGTCGCCCAGTTGGTGCGGCATTATCCGCAAGGCGCGCATTTCGCCCATTCGGTAGGGTATGTCGGGCGGATCAACGAGAAAGAGCTTAAAAGCCTCGACCCGGTGAACTACAGCGGCACCCACCATATCGGCAAGACCGGCATCGAGCGCTTTTACGAAGACGAGCTGCATGGCCAGGTCGGTTACGAGGAAGTCGAGACCAACGCCCGCGGGCGCGTGCTGCGGGTGCTCAAGCGTACCGACCCAAAACCTGGCAAGGACATCGTGCTGAGCCTGGACATCAAGTTGCAGGAAGCTGCCGAAGCCGCCTTGGGTGGGCGCCGTGGTGCGGTGGTAGCGCTCGACCCGCGTAGCGGCGAAGTGTTGGCAATGGTCAGTCAGCCGAGCTTCGACCCCAACCTGTTCGTCACCGGCATCAGTTTCAAGGCCTACGCCGAGTTGCGCGACTCGATCGACCGGCCGCTGTTCAACCGCGTGCTGCGCGGCTTGTACCCGCCCGGCTCGACCATCAAGCCGGCGGTTGCCATTGCCGGCCTGGACAGCGGTGTGGTCAATGCCGGCAGTCGGGTGTTCGACCCGGGCTACTACCAACTGCCCAACTACGATCACAAGTACCGTAACTGGAACCGCAGTGGTGATGGCTGGGTCGACCTGGATACCGCAATCATGCGCTCCAATGACACCTATTTCTACGATCTTGCCCACAAGATGGGCATCGATCGGCTGTCTACCTACATGAACAAGTTCGGCATCGGGCAGAAGGTTGCCCTGGACATGTTCGAGGAGTCGGCCGGGCTGATGCCGTCGCGTGAATGGAAACGCGCCACCCGCCGCCAAGCCTGGTTCCCCGGTGAAACCCTGATTCTGGGCATCGGCCAGGGCTATATGCAGGCAACACCGCTGCAACTGGCCCAGGCCACCGCGCTGATCGCCAACAAGGGCGTCTGGAACCGTCCGCACCTGGCCAAGACCATCGAAGGTCAGCCGCCCGTGGACCCGAACCCGATGGAAAACATCATCCTGCGTGACAAGTCCGACTGGGCCAAGGTCACCCACGGCATGGAGCAGGTGATGCACAACGCCCGCGGTACCGCGCGCAAGGCTGCGGCCGGTGCCCAGTACCGCATTGCCGGCAAGAGCGGTACCGCGCAGGTGGTCGCGATCAGGCAGGGCGAGAAATACGACCGCAACAAAATTCAGGAGCGCCACCGCGACCACGCGTTGTTCGTCGCCTTCGCCCCGGCCGACGATCCTAAGATCGTGGTGTCGGTGATGGTCGAGAACGGCGAGTCCGGCTCCGGTGTCGCCGCACCCGTGGTGCGGCAGATCATGGACGCCTGGCTGCTCGACGAGAACGGCCGGCTCAAGTCCGAGTTCGCTCCTGCCACTGTCGCCCAGGAAACGGCCCCGTGA
- the rodA gene encoding rod shape-determining protein RodA codes for MRRRASFLQRIHIDGPLLVILLALAAGSLFVLYSASGKNWDLLLKQATSFGIGLVSMFVIAQLEPRFMARWVPLAYLTGVLLLVVVDVMGHNAMGATRWINIPGVIRFQPSEFMKIIMPATIAWYLSKRTLPPHLKHVAISLVLIGVPFILIVRQPDLGTALLILASGAFVLFMGGLRWRWILSVLAATVPVAVAMWFFVMHDYQKQRVLTFLDPESDPLGTGWNIIQSKAAIGSGGVFGKGWLLGTQSHLDFLPESHTDFIIAVLGEEFGLVGICLLLIVYLLLIGRGLMITAQAQTLFGKLLAGSLTMTFFVYVFVNIGMVSGLLPVVGVPLPFISYGGTSLVTLLSAFGVLMSIHTHRKWIAQV; via the coding sequence ATGCGTCGACGCGCCAGCTTCCTGCAGCGCATCCACATCGACGGCCCCTTGCTGGTCATCCTGTTGGCCCTCGCCGCCGGCAGCCTGTTCGTGCTCTATTCTGCCAGCGGCAAGAACTGGGACTTGCTGCTCAAGCAGGCCACTTCATTCGGTATCGGGCTGGTGTCGATGTTCGTCATCGCCCAGCTTGAACCACGCTTCATGGCGCGCTGGGTGCCTCTTGCCTATCTCACAGGCGTGCTGCTGTTGGTCGTGGTGGACGTCATGGGCCATAACGCCATGGGGGCCACACGCTGGATCAACATACCCGGGGTAATCCGCTTCCAGCCCTCGGAGTTCATGAAGATCATCATGCCCGCGACCATCGCCTGGTACCTGTCCAAACGCACCTTGCCGCCTCATCTGAAACACGTGGCCATCAGCCTGGTGCTGATTGGCGTACCGTTCATTCTCATCGTCCGCCAGCCGGACTTGGGTACGGCGTTGCTGATCCTTGCCTCCGGCGCCTTCGTGTTGTTCATGGGCGGCCTGCGCTGGCGCTGGATCCTGAGCGTGCTGGCGGCGACCGTGCCTGTGGCGGTGGCCATGTGGTTCTTCGTCATGCACGACTACCAGAAACAGCGCGTGCTGACGTTCCTCGACCCTGAAAGCGACCCGCTGGGCACCGGCTGGAACATCATCCAGTCCAAGGCCGCCATCGGCTCAGGTGGTGTGTTCGGCAAGGGGTGGCTACTGGGCACCCAGTCGCACCTGGACTTCCTTCCAGAGAGCCATACCGACTTCATCATCGCCGTGCTCGGCGAAGAATTCGGGTTGGTCGGCATCTGCCTGCTGCTGATCGTTTACCTCTTGCTGATCGGGCGTGGGCTGATGATCACCGCTCAGGCGCAGACTCTGTTCGGCAAGCTGCTGGCAGGCAGCCTGACCATGACCTTCTTTGTCTATGTGTTCGTCAATATCGGTATGGTCAGCGGCCTCTTGCCCGTGGTGGGCGTGCCGCTGCCCTTTATCAGCTATGGCGGAACTTCGTTGGTGACGCTGCTGTCAGCGTTTGGCGTTTTGATGTCGATCCATACGCACCGTAAATGGATCGCACAGGTTTGA
- the mltB gene encoding lytic murein transglycosylase B, whose translation MQAVRNWAARFAPWVGAVGLFAAVQQAHAGDYDGSPEVAEFVGQMSRDYGFASEQLMGVFREVQRKQSILDAISRPAERVKPWKDYRPMFITDARIARGVDFWRQHEAVLARAEQVYGVPAQYIVAIIGVETFFGRNTGNYRVIDALSTLGFDYPPRAEFFRKELREYLLLAREEQLDPLTLKGSYAGAMGLPQFMPSSFRNYAVDFDGDGHINIWNNPDDAIGSVASYFKEHGWVAGQGVVSRAQVSGARADEGLTTGIEPVKTVAQLQALGWSSHDALRGDLPVTAFRLEGANGPEYWMGLKNFYAITRYNRSVMYAMAVHQLSEQLVQARGVK comes from the coding sequence ATGCAAGCAGTGCGTAACTGGGCTGCCCGTTTTGCGCCGTGGGTCGGCGCGGTGGGCCTGTTCGCCGCTGTCCAGCAGGCCCATGCCGGCGATTACGACGGCTCGCCTGAGGTGGCCGAATTCGTCGGCCAGATGAGCCGCGACTACGGCTTTGCCAGCGAGCAGTTGATGGGCGTGTTCCGCGAGGTGCAGCGCAAGCAATCGATCCTCGACGCCATATCGCGGCCGGCCGAGCGGGTAAAACCGTGGAAGGATTACCGGCCGATGTTCATCACCGACGCGCGCATCGCCCGCGGTGTGGACTTCTGGCGCCAGCATGAAGCGGTGCTGGCCCGGGCGGAGCAGGTGTACGGCGTACCGGCGCAGTACATTGTCGCGATCATCGGCGTGGAAACCTTTTTTGGCCGCAACACTGGTAACTACCGTGTGATCGATGCCTTGTCGACCCTGGGCTTCGATTACCCGCCGCGCGCCGAGTTCTTCCGCAAGGAGCTGCGTGAATACCTGCTGCTGGCGCGCGAAGAGCAGCTCGACCCGCTGACACTCAAAGGCTCATACGCCGGTGCCATGGGCCTGCCGCAGTTCATGCCGAGCAGCTTTCGCAACTACGCGGTGGACTTCGATGGCGATGGCCACATCAATATCTGGAACAACCCCGACGATGCCATCGGCAGTGTCGCCAGCTATTTCAAAGAGCACGGCTGGGTGGCCGGGCAGGGCGTGGTCAGCCGGGCCCAGGTCAGTGGCGCGCGCGCGGACGAAGGCCTGACCACGGGCATCGAGCCGGTGAAGACCGTCGCACAGTTGCAGGCGCTTGGCTGGTCGAGTCATGATGCGTTGCGCGGTGATCTGCCAGTGACCGCCTTCCGGCTGGAAGGCGCAAACGGCCCTGAATACTGGATGGGCCTGAAGAATTTCTACGCGATCACTCGCTACAACCGCAGCGTGATGTATGCCATGGCGGTGCATCAGCTTTCGGAACAGCTGGTCCAAGCACGGGGCGTCAAGTAA
- a CDS encoding septal ring lytic transglycosylase RlpA family protein, whose protein sequence is MRAMKSANTFKLLACMAVGMLLVSCSSSRPTPQKSGNVVRAQPGLDINRAHKDGAPWWDVDVNKIPDATPTVHTGNYKANPYTVLGKTYYPMQDFRNYRAEGTASWYGTKFHGQNTANGELYDLYGMSAAHKTLPLPAYVRVTNLANGRSVILRVNDRGPFYSDRIIDLSYAAAKKLGYAENGTAHVRVEGIDPQKWWAERGQQPPLMLKEPQAAPTQAIAASTGRVEQWSPPAQQHAAPVVPVQVGGNNVPAGNGGSFLQVGAFANPDAAELLRSKLSTMVSAPVFISSIVRNQQTLHRVRLGPISSQGEIQQAQDSIRLANLGQAKLVTD, encoded by the coding sequence ATGCGCGCAATGAAATCTGCCAATACCTTCAAGTTGCTGGCCTGCATGGCCGTCGGCATGCTGCTGGTCAGTTGCTCCTCCAGCCGGCCGACCCCACAGAAAAGCGGCAATGTGGTTCGTGCGCAGCCCGGCCTGGATATCAACCGTGCTCACAAGGACGGTGCGCCGTGGTGGGACGTGGATGTGAACAAGATCCCGGACGCGACGCCGACCGTGCACACCGGCAACTACAAGGCTAACCCTTACACGGTGCTGGGCAAGACCTACTACCCCATGCAGGACTTCCGCAACTACCGCGCCGAAGGTACTGCCTCGTGGTACGGCACCAAGTTCCACGGGCAGAACACCGCCAACGGTGAGCTTTATGACCTTTATGGCATGAGCGCAGCCCACAAGACCCTGCCGCTGCCGGCCTACGTGCGGGTGACCAACCTTGCCAACGGGCGCAGCGTGATCTTGCGGGTCAATGACCGTGGCCCGTTCTACTCCGACCGCATCATCGACCTGTCCTATGCCGCTGCCAAGAAGCTCGGCTATGCCGAGAACGGTACCGCGCACGTGCGGGTCGAAGGCATCGACCCGCAGAAATGGTGGGCCGAGCGTGGCCAGCAGCCGCCCTTGATGCTCAAAGAGCCTCAGGCAGCCCCGACTCAGGCGATTGCCGCCAGCACCGGGCGTGTCGAGCAATGGTCGCCGCCGGCGCAGCAACACGCGGCGCCGGTAGTGCCTGTGCAGGTGGGTGGCAACAATGTGCCGGCAGGCAACGGTGGCAGCTTCTTGCAGGTGGGCGCTTTCGCCAACCCGGACGCCGCCGAGCTGTTGCGCTCGAAGCTGAGCACCATGGTCAGCGCGCCGGTGTTCATCAGCTCCATCGTGCGTAACCAGCAGACCCTGCACCGCGTACGCCTCGGGCCGATCAGCAGCCAGGGCGAAATCCAACAGGCGCAGGACAGCATTCGCCTGGCGAACCTTGGCCAGGCCAAGCTGGTCACAGACTGA
- a CDS encoding D-alanyl-D-alanine carboxypeptidase family protein codes for MNITNLAKRLCLPVLLMITPAAFAVEQMMPAPPQLAAKSYVLMDASSGNVLVENNGDERLPPASLTKLMTAYIATLDIRRGQIGENDPVTVSENAWRTGGSRMFIKVGSQVTVSDLLHGIIIQSGNDASVALAEHIAGSEDAFADMMNKTGAELGMSNSHFMNPTGLPHPDHYSSAHDMAILARAIINVDPAHYAIYSQKEFFWNNIKQPNRNLLLWRDKTVDGLKTGHTEEAGYCMVASAVRDGQRLIAVVFGTNSEQSRAAETQKLLTYGFRFFETQTFYQKGTELTQAPVWKGATSIVKAGLADDLTLTMPKGQMKRLQASMTMNPQLTAPIAKGDVIGKVEVKLDENVVHSADLIALDGVEEGGFIRRMWDSIRLFFYGLFN; via the coding sequence ATGAACATCACCAACCTTGCCAAACGACTTTGCCTGCCCGTACTGCTGATGATCACGCCTGCTGCTTTTGCGGTAGAGCAGATGATGCCGGCACCACCGCAACTGGCAGCCAAGTCCTACGTACTCATGGACGCGTCCAGCGGCAATGTGCTGGTCGAAAACAACGGCGACGAGCGCCTGCCGCCGGCCAGCCTGACCAAGCTGATGACCGCCTACATCGCCACCCTGGACATCCGCCGTGGTCAGATCGGCGAGAACGACCCGGTCACCGTCAGCGAGAACGCCTGGCGCACCGGTGGTTCGCGCATGTTCATCAAGGTCGGTAGCCAGGTCACCGTCAGTGACCTGCTGCATGGCATCATCATCCAGTCCGGCAACGACGCATCGGTCGCCTTGGCCGAGCACATCGCTGGCAGCGAAGATGCCTTCGCCGACATGATGAACAAGACCGGCGCCGAGCTGGGCATGTCCAACAGCCACTTCATGAACCCGACCGGCCTGCCGCACCCGGACCACTACTCCTCGGCCCACGACATGGCCATCCTGGCGCGCGCGATCATCAACGTCGACCCGGCCCACTACGCGATCTACTCGCAGAAAGAGTTCTTCTGGAACAACATCAAGCAGCCAAACCGCAACCTGCTGCTGTGGCGTGACAAGACGGTCGATGGCCTGAAGACTGGCCACACCGAAGAAGCCGGCTACTGCATGGTGGCTTCGGCCGTACGCGACGGTCAGCGCCTGATTGCGGTGGTGTTCGGCACCAACAGCGAGCAGTCCCGTGCTGCCGAAACCCAGAAGCTGCTGACTTACGGCTTCCGCTTCTTCGAAACCCAGACCTTCTATCAGAAAGGCACCGAACTGACCCAGGCCCCGGTCTGGAAAGGCGCCACCAGCATCGTCAAAGCCGGCCTGGCCGACGACCTGACCCTGACCATGCCTAAAGGCCAGATGAAGCGCCTGCAGGCTTCGATGACCATGAACCCACAGCTCACCGCACCGATCGCCAAAGGTGACGTGATCGGTAAAGTGGAAGTCAAACTGGACGAGAACGTGGTTCACAGCGCCGACCTGATCGCCCTCGATGGCGTCGAGGAAGGTGGTTTCATCCGTCGTATGTGGGATAGCATCCGTCTATTCTTCTACGGGTTGTTCAACTGA
- a CDS encoding DUF493 domain-containing protein, translating to MSEPDVKSHKIEFPCADYPIKVIGDTVVGFKDMVIEVLSKHAKVDLATLAERQSKEGKYTTVQLHIVAESENQLHDINSALRATGIVKMVL from the coding sequence ATGAGCGAACCTGACGTCAAGTCGCACAAGATCGAATTCCCCTGCGCCGATTACCCGATCAAGGTCATCGGCGACACCGTTGTCGGCTTCAAGGACATGGTGATCGAGGTACTGAGCAAGCATGCCAAAGTCGACCTTGCCACGCTGGCCGAGCGCCAGAGCAAGGAAGGCAAGTACACCACGGTCCAGTTGCATATCGTTGCCGAGAGCGAAAATCAGCTGCACGATATAAACAGCGCCCTGCGTGCGACCGGCATCGTGAAAATGGTGCTCTGA
- the lipB gene encoding lipoyl(octanoyl) transferase LipB produces MSLRLGFRELGLQPYEPVLQAMRRFTEQRSPESQDEVWLVEHPAVFTQGQAGKAEHLLVPGDIPVVQTDRGGQVTYHGPGQLVAYLLLDVRRLGFGVRELVSRIEQTLIELLASYGVNAAAKPDAPGVYVDGAKIASLGLRIRNGRSFHGLALNVDMDLAPFRRINPCGYAGLAMTQLRDLAGPIELDEVRTRLRGQLVKHLDYAEQTTLTGGID; encoded by the coding sequence ATGTCCCTTCGCCTCGGTTTTCGCGAGCTTGGCCTGCAGCCCTATGAACCGGTGCTGCAAGCCATGCGTCGCTTCACCGAGCAGCGTAGCCCAGAGAGCCAGGACGAAGTCTGGCTGGTAGAGCACCCCGCGGTGTTCACCCAGGGCCAGGCCGGCAAGGCCGAGCACCTGCTGGTACCGGGCGATATTCCGGTGGTGCAGACCGATCGAGGGGGCCAGGTGACCTACCACGGCCCCGGGCAACTGGTGGCCTACCTGCTGCTCGATGTGCGCCGCCTGGGCTTTGGTGTACGCGAACTGGTCAGCCGTATAGAGCAGACGCTGATCGAGCTGCTTGCCAGTTACGGTGTCAACGCGGCGGCAAAGCCCGATGCGCCGGGTGTCTATGTCGACGGAGCGAAAATCGCCTCCCTCGGCCTGCGAATCCGCAATGGCCGTTCTTTTCACGGCCTTGCTCTGAACGTGGACATGGACCTTGCGCCATTCCGCCGAATCAACCCCTGCGGGTATGCGGGGCTGGCCATGACCCAGCTGCGTGACCTGGCAGGCCCGATCGAACTCGACGAGGTCAGGACAAGGCTGCGCGGACAGCTGGTCAAGCACCTCGACTATGCTGAGCAGACGACCCTGACGGGCGGAATCGACTGA
- the lipA gene encoding lipoyl synthase yields the protein MTTVQEAVPNLIPTQDATPRPAPKKVEAGVKLRGADKVARIPVKIIPTDELPKKPDWIRVRIPVSPEVDRIKQLLRKHKLHSVCEEASCPNLGECFSGGTATFMIMGDICTRRCPFCDVGHGRPKPLDLDEPKNLAVAIADLRLKYVVITSVDRDDLRDGGAQHFADCIREIRALSPGVQLETLVPDYRGRMDVALEITAQEPPDVFNHNLETVPRLYKAARPGSDYDWSLDLLQKFKQMVPHVPTKSGLMLGLGETDEEVIEVMHRMREHDIDMLTLGQYLQPSRSHLPVQRFVHPDTFAWFAEEGYKMGFKNVASGPLVRSSYHADQQAHEAKIKL from the coding sequence ATGACAACTGTGCAAGAAGCCGTGCCGAACCTGATACCCACCCAGGATGCCACCCCGCGCCCCGCGCCGAAGAAGGTGGAAGCTGGGGTCAAGCTGCGTGGTGCCGACAAGGTGGCGCGCATCCCGGTGAAGATCATCCCTACCGATGAGCTGCCGAAGAAACCCGACTGGATCCGCGTGCGCATCCCGGTTTCCCCCGAGGTAGACCGCATCAAGCAACTGCTGCGCAAGCACAAGCTGCACAGCGTCTGCGAAGAGGCCTCCTGCCCGAACCTGGGTGAGTGCTTCTCCGGTGGTACTGCCACCTTCATGATCATGGGCGACATCTGCACCCGACGCTGCCCGTTCTGCGATGTCGGCCACGGCCGGCCGAAACCGCTGGACCTCGATGAGCCAAAAAACCTGGCTGTCGCCATCGCCGACCTGCGCCTGAAGTACGTCGTGATCACCTCGGTGGACCGCGATGACCTGCGTGACGGTGGTGCTCAGCATTTTGCCGACTGCATCCGCGAGATCCGCGCGCTGTCGCCGGGCGTACAGCTGGAAACCCTGGTGCCGGATTACCGTGGCCGGATGGATGTGGCGCTGGAGATCACCGCGCAAGAGCCGCCGGATGTGTTCAACCACAACCTTGAAACCGTTCCGCGCCTGTACAAGGCCGCACGCCCTGGTTCGGACTACGACTGGTCGCTGGACCTGCTGCAGAAGTTCAAGCAGATGGTGCCGCACGTACCGACCAAGTCGGGGCTGATGCTCGGCCTGGGCGAGACGGACGAAGAAGTGATCGAAGTGATGCACCGCATGCGTGAGCATGACATCGACATGCTCACCCTCGGCCAGTACCTGCAACCGTCGCGCAGCCACCTGCCAGTGCAGCGTTTCGTGCACCCAGACACCTTTGCCTGGTTTGCCGAGGAAGGCTACAAGATGGGCTTCAAGAACGTCGCATCGGGCCCGTTGGTGCGTTCGTCCTACCACGCCGACCAGCAGGCTCACGAAGCCAAGATCAAGCTCTGA
- a CDS encoding S66 peptidase family protein, producing the protein MNCAETSEHRLPAALPGNACFAIVAPAGPARLDAQKAGQWFAERGYRCRIYPGVGQAEGYLAGSDQQRLQDLHDAFTDPSIDAVLCMRGGYGSMRLLDRLDFDLIRRNPKPLIGYSDITALHTAIYRHSGLISFHGAMLNADLLGAKLAPTEASLIAQLSGALGEGDAIVHPAEFALSCVVPGVARGRLLGGNLSILGATLGTLAEIDTSGSILFIEDVNEPLYRVDRLLTQLRLAGKLAGVKGVLVGDFAGITVAALTPLLQEIFRPLGVPVLAGWRSGHCDPNVCLPLGAEVVLDSEAQRLVLAQDLFKA; encoded by the coding sequence ATGAATTGCGCCGAAACGTCTGAACACCGCCTGCCCGCCGCACTGCCGGGCAACGCCTGCTTTGCCATTGTCGCTCCGGCCGGGCCGGCAAGGCTGGATGCGCAAAAGGCTGGCCAGTGGTTTGCCGAACGCGGCTATCGCTGCCGTATCTACCCTGGAGTTGGGCAGGCCGAGGGCTATCTGGCGGGCTCTGACCAGCAGCGGTTACAGGATCTGCACGATGCCTTCACTGACCCGAGCATCGACGCGGTCCTGTGCATGCGCGGTGGCTACGGCAGCATGCGCCTGCTCGATCGGCTCGACTTCGATCTGATCCGGCGCAACCCCAAGCCGCTGATCGGCTACAGCGATATCACCGCGCTGCACACGGCTATCTACCGCCATAGCGGCTTGATCAGCTTTCATGGGGCGATGCTCAACGCTGACCTGCTCGGCGCGAAGCTGGCGCCGACCGAGGCGTCGCTGATCGCGCAACTGAGTGGCGCGTTAGGGGAGGGCGATGCCATCGTGCACCCGGCCGAATTTGCCTTGAGTTGCGTGGTACCTGGTGTTGCCCGTGGGCGTCTGCTCGGCGGCAACCTGTCGATTCTGGGCGCGACCCTGGGAACGCTGGCGGAGATCGATACAAGCGGCTCCATCCTGTTCATCGAGGATGTCAACGAGCCGCTTTACCGGGTGGACCGGCTGCTGACCCAACTGCGCCTGGCAGGCAAGCTGGCGGGCGTCAAAGGGGTGCTGGTAGGGGATTTCGCCGGGATCACCGTGGCGGCGCTGACGCCCCTGTTGCAGGAGATTTTCCGGCCATTGGGCGTGCCGGTGCTGGCAGGGTGGCGCAGCGGGCATTGTGATCCGAATGTGTGCCTGCCGCTGGGGGCAGAGGTGGTGCTGGACAGCGAGGCGCAGCGCCTGGTATTGGCGCAGGACCTGTTCAAAGCGTGA